One stretch of bacterium DNA includes these proteins:
- a CDS encoding family 10 glycosylhydrolase — protein sequence MKSVKHLLMLSFFLCLSSLIHSSAGEEIFIESVRYASDEEINSVWIPQENSPQVSLAVENERKVIKFELNFPEVRDRCYWDRNLNLDLSDCEKIILEIKADDPSELGGCTLYLQSEGGWYACGFRIERKGWQEIVLRKSQFSQEESPKGWNNITGIRISFWKPAKLEPKTTNVYLASIKALPSTSKVAIVYGDATMKSGSREGGSVRECFERMVSIFEGLDLDYSTTSDSEVEKGIDLNKFKILIFPYNPDITDNEAEEIVKFINEGGKVIIFYSLPSNIAKTIGIEEYVYRPASFAGEFSRVRFSTEEVDGLPEEMRQGSWNANIPTKLSEDAKIIGEWIDAKGYPTGLPAAILSPRGFYLGHILLNKEEGKQMILAILANLSPDLSPLIRKTVIANAGKIYGFGNFAEAKEFIEKKAEALPEVKANDVLNFLRRAEEDFGRLQKASNLSEIFKLWKAVTSNMKEAYSRCFESRKGEFRAVWCHSAFGVEGWSWDEAIRFLKENNIKAIFPNMLWGGLAYYPSEVLPVADAIKERGDQIAECLSACRKYGIECHIWKVNFNLANAPKEFVEKLRQEGRLQVDKEGKEVLWLCPSHPENFKLELESMLEVVRKYDVDGIHFDYIRYPNANSCYCEGCRMRFEEEKGVKVENWPQDVITGPLKELFADWRREQITKLVKAVSEEARKIKPSIKISAAVFQDYPNCREYVGQDWKLWVESGYLDFVCPMDYTDSNAKFETLVKNQKEIIKGKIPLYPGIGAFIIPVEQVLQQIEIARNLGADGFIIFNYDARLVEYLPFLSKGATETP from the coding sequence ATGAAGAGCGTCAAACATCTTTTAATGCTTTCCTTTTTTCTCTGTCTTTCCTCCCTTATCCACTCCTCAGCAGGGGAAGAAATCTTCATTGAAAGCGTCCGCTACGCGAGCGATGAGGAGATTAATTCAGTATGGATTCCCCAAGAAAATAGTCCGCAAGTTTCATTAGCCGTTGAAAACGAAAGAAAAGTTATCAAATTTGAGCTGAATTTCCCGGAAGTTAGGGATAGGTGCTACTGGGATAGAAACCTCAATCTCGATTTGAGCGATTGCGAAAAGATAATATTGGAGATAAAGGCGGATGACCCTTCAGAGCTCGGCGGATGCACACTTTACCTTCAAAGCGAAGGAGGTTGGTATGCCTGCGGATTTAGGATAGAAAGGAAAGGATGGCAAGAAATCGTCCTTCGCAAATCTCAATTTTCCCAAGAGGAAAGTCCCAAGGGATGGAATAATATCACGGGAATTAGAATCTCCTTCTGGAAACCCGCGAAGCTGGAACCCAAAACAACAAATGTCTACCTCGCAAGCATAAAAGCCCTCCCTTCCACCTCTAAAGTAGCAATAGTTTACGGTGACGCAACGATGAAAAGCGGAAGCCGGGAAGGGGGAAGTGTTAGGGAATGTTTTGAGAGAATGGTCTCTATTTTTGAGGGTCTCGACTTGGATTATTCCACCACAAGCGATAGCGAAGTTGAAAAGGGGATAGATTTAAACAAATTCAAAATCCTTATCTTCCCCTATAATCCCGACATAACGGATAATGAAGCGGAGGAGATAGTAAAATTCATTAATGAAGGTGGGAAAGTCATCATATTTTACAGTCTTCCCTCCAATATAGCAAAGACAATAGGGATAGAAGAATATGTTTATCGTCCCGCAAGCTTTGCTGGCGAGTTCTCTCGCGTGAGGTTCTCAACAGAAGAGGTTGATGGTCTGCCAGAGGAGATGAGGCAGGGCTCCTGGAACGCAAATATTCCCACAAAGCTAAGCGAGGATGCGAAAATAATCGGCGAATGGATTGATGCTAAAGGCTATCCTACAGGGCTTCCCGCAGCAATACTCTCGCCAAGGGGATTTTATCTCGGGCATATACTTCTGAATAAAGAAGAGGGAAAGCAAATGATTTTAGCTATTTTGGCGAACTTATCGCCTGACCTCTCCCCTCTAATAAGAAAGACGGTAATCGCAAATGCTGGAAAAATTTATGGCTTTGGGAACTTTGCGGAGGCTAAGGAATTTATTGAGAAGAAAGCTGAGGCATTGCCCGAAGTGAAGGCGAACGATGTCTTGAACTTCCTCCGCAGAGCGGAGGAAGATTTCGGTAGGCTTCAAAAAGCTTCTAATTTAAGCGAGATTTTCAAACTGTGGAAGGCGGTGACGAGTAATATGAAGGAAGCATACTCTCGTTGTTTTGAGAGCAGAAAAGGAGAATTCAGGGCGGTTTGGTGCCACTCCGCTTTCGGGGTGGAGGGCTGGAGCTGGGATGAAGCGATTAGGTTTCTCAAGGAGAACAATATCAAGGCGATTTTCCCAAATATGCTTTGGGGCGGTCTCGCCTATTATCCCAGCGAGGTTCTCCCAGTAGCGGATGCAATTAAGGAAAGAGGAGACCAAATCGCCGAATGCCTCTCCGCCTGCAGGAAATACGGAATTGAATGCCACATCTGGAAGGTGAACTTCAATCTGGCAAATGCCCCCAAGGAATTCGTTGAGAAGCTGAGACAAGAAGGAAGGCTACAAGTGGATAAGGAAGGAAAGGAGGTTTTGTGGCTCTGCCCCTCACACCCCGAGAACTTCAAATTGGAGCTGGAGTCTATGCTTGAAGTAGTTAGAAAATACGATGTTGATGGAATTCACTTTGATTACATCCGATATCCAAACGCGAACTCCTGCTACTGCGAGGGATGTAGAATGAGATTTGAGGAGGAAAAAGGTGTAAAAGTTGAGAATTGGCCTCAGGATGTGATAACTGGTCCCCTGAAGGAGCTTTTTGCTGATTGGAGGAGGGAGCAAATAACAAAGCTTGTTAAGGCGGTTAGCGAGGAAGCAAGGAAAATCAAGCCCTCAATTAAGATATCGGCTGCTGTCTTTCAGGATTATCCCAACTGCAGGGAATATGTAGGGCAGGATTGGAAGCTGTGGGTTGAATCTGGTTATCTTGATTTCGTCTGTCCAATGGATTATACGGATTCCAATGCTAAATTTGAAACCCTGGTAAAAAATCAAAAGGAGATAATTAAAGGCAAGATTCCCCTCTACCCCGGGATAGGTGCCTTCATCATCCCGGTTGAGCAGGTCTTGCAGCAGATTGAAATCGCGAGGAATTTGGGCGCCGACGGATTCATTATATTCAATTACGATGCAAGATTGGTTGAATATCTCCCGTTCTTAAGCAAGGGAGCAACGGAAACTCCTTAA
- a CDS encoding phosphoribosylglycinamide formyltransferase, protein MERTKIRIGVLASGRGSNLQAIIDACKSGYIPGDVVCVISDKKDAFALERARREGIPAIFLDPSNYPTREDYDKALAQTLKEHNVDLVCLAGFMRILTPPFIEEFRNRIMNIHPALIPSFCGKGMYGLKVHQAVLDFGVKVTGCTVHFVTEEVDLGPIIVQIPVMVREDDTPETLSERVLKREHRAYPLAIKLFAEGRLKIEGRRVRILKNS, encoded by the coding sequence ATGGAAAGAACTAAAATAAGAATAGGTGTTCTCGCCTCGGGAAGAGGCTCCAACTTGCAAGCGATAATAGATGCCTGCAAAAGCGGCTACATCCCCGGAGATGTGGTCTGCGTCATCTCCGATAAAAAGGATGCATTCGCTCTGGAAAGAGCGAGAAGGGAAGGCATCCCCGCCATCTTCCTTGACCCATCCAATTATCCCACCAGAGAAGATTACGATAAGGCGCTTGCCCAAACCCTTAAAGAGCATAATGTAGACCTTGTCTGCCTCGCGGGTTTTATGAGAATTCTTACCCCTCCCTTCATAGAGGAATTCCGCAATAGGATAATGAACATCCATCCCGCCTTGATTCCCTCTTTCTGCGGAAAGGGAATGTATGGACTGAAGGTTCATCAAGCTGTTTTGGATTTCGGAGTGAAGGTCACAGGATGCACTGTGCATTTCGTCACTGAAGAGGTGGATTTGGGACCAATAATAGTCCAGATACCGGTTATGGTTCGGGAAGATGATACGCCGGAAACCCTCTCCGAAAGGGTCTTGAAAAGAGAACATAGAGCTTATCCCTTGGCGATAAAGCTTTTCGCAGAAGGACGTCTAAAAATTGAGGGACGAAGAGTTCGCATCCTCAAAAACTCGTAA
- a CDS encoding PQQ-binding-like beta-propeller repeat protein, which produces MTKQEWPLFKGNLLRQGRYEGQCFLPLTPLWRFNGGYRIRSSPVVSGDKVFIALWNGEVIALDIKKGTPLWRVDFHGPIFSTPCVGGGKVFVGTSLRSFHAIDELSGKVLWSLSVGGAVDSSPLYLRGRVYFGSDDKYLYCVSAQKGEVLWRFSAGMWIFSSPAAAEGKIFFGAQNGIFYAITEDGKLAWQTRIGGLIRSTPAIDKGRVFVGSGNGRLFCLDAETGEIIWSARAYDAIESSPAVLNDRVYVGSDDGYFYSFDAQSGRTLFRLKLGSPIRSSPLCFNNAVLFATLNGIFYGIDTQTGEIKWEMKTGSEVHSSFAASQEGVFIGSDNGILYAFSHS; this is translated from the coding sequence ATGACTAAACAAGAATGGCCTCTCTTCAAGGGTAACCTATTGAGGCAGGGCAGGTATGAAGGGCAATGTTTCCTCCCTCTCACCCCGCTCTGGCGTTTCAATGGTGGTTATCGCATTCGCTCCTCTCCTGTTGTTTCGGGAGATAAGGTCTTCATAGCTTTGTGGAATGGGGAGGTAATCGCTTTGGATATCAAGAAAGGCACACCTCTATGGCGTGTTGATTTTCATGGTCCCATCTTCTCCACTCCCTGTGTGGGTGGTGGAAAGGTTTTCGTCGGCACCTCCTTGCGCTCTTTTCACGCCATTGATGAGCTAAGTGGAAAGGTCCTTTGGAGCCTAAGCGTGGGTGGTGCGGTTGATTCTTCCCCCTTATATCTTAGGGGAAGAGTCTATTTCGGTAGCGATGACAAGTATCTATACTGCGTCTCCGCGCAAAAGGGAGAGGTCCTTTGGCGCTTTTCCGCCGGTATGTGGATATTCTCGTCCCCAGCGGCAGCAGAGGGGAAAATCTTTTTCGGGGCACAAAACGGCATCTTTTACGCGATAACTGAGGATGGAAAGCTTGCCTGGCAGACGAGAATTGGTGGATTGATAAGGTCCACTCCCGCAATAGATAAGGGAAGGGTATTCGTCGGCTCTGGAAATGGGCGTCTCTTCTGCCTTGATGCGGAGACCGGGGAGATTATTTGGTCAGCTCGCGCATATGACGCCATAGAGAGTTCCCCCGCAGTATTAAACGATAGAGTATATGTTGGCTCGGATGACGGCTACTTCTACTCCTTTGATGCCCAATCAGGACGCACCCTCTTCCGATTAAAGCTTGGCAGTCCGATAAGGTCTAGTCCGCTCTGCTTTAATAATGCCGTCCTTTTCGCCACCCTCAACGGCATCTTTTATGGTATAGATACGCAAACGGGCGAGATAAAATGGGAAATGAAAACGGGAAGCGAAGTTCATTCTTCCTTCGCCGCTTCTCAAGAAGGCGTCTTCATTGGCTCGGACAATGGCATCCTCTATGCATTTAGCCATTCCTGA
- a CDS encoding amidophosphoribosyltransferase produces MKESCGIFGIYAPGEDVARLTYFGLFALQHRGQEAGGIAVANGERIFLHKGLGLLNNIFTEEMLQALEGHCAIGHTRYSTTGSNIILNAQPIFISHKGVKLALAHNGNITNSLLLSAQLTDLGLTINSSSDSELIGLLIAIQDGDDIVEKISKAMKSIKGAYSLTILTPNKVIAIRDPYGIRPLCIGKLNGEKWVFASESCALSLVEASFVREVEPGEIVVASEEGLKSYKAIPSTRKAFCIFEFIYFARPDSYIEGVNIHLARRRMGRILFEEGAVEADVVIGVPDTGTAAAIGFSEASGIPYGEGLLKNKYIGRTFILPDQRIRDVGIKLKLTPIVETIKNKRVVLVDDSIVRGTTTGKIIRMLFEAGAKEVHVRISSPPIAYPCFFGIDTAVRSELIASRLSIKEIRDYIGATSLKYLSLEGLIRAIGLPKENFCTACLTGEYPEEIPAHFHKLLLEQR; encoded by the coding sequence ATGAAAGAAAGCTGCGGAATTTTCGGGATATATGCTCCCGGTGAGGATGTGGCACGCCTCACCTATTTCGGTCTCTTCGCCCTCCAACATAGAGGACAGGAAGCAGGAGGAATAGCGGTAGCAAACGGCGAGAGAATCTTCCTCCATAAAGGTTTGGGACTCCTCAATAATATCTTCACAGAGGAGATGCTCCAAGCCCTGGAGGGACACTGCGCCATCGGTCATACCCGCTACTCCACAACCGGCTCCAACATCATTCTAAACGCCCAACCAATCTTCATCTCTCATAAAGGAGTCAAATTAGCCCTCGCCCACAACGGCAACATCACTAATTCCCTCCTCCTTTCCGCCCAACTAACCGACCTCGGATTGACCATCAACTCCTCCTCCGATAGCGAGCTAATCGGTCTTCTCATCGCAATTCAAGATGGAGACGATATCGTTGAGAAGATATCCAAAGCGATGAAATCCATCAAGGGAGCCTACTCCCTTACGATACTAACCCCCAATAAAGTGATAGCGATTCGCGACCCCTATGGGATAAGACCTCTTTGTATCGGCAAACTCAATGGTGAGAAGTGGGTTTTCGCCTCGGAAAGCTGTGCGCTTTCCTTGGTTGAGGCGAGCTTCGTTAGAGAAGTGGAACCCGGGGAGATAGTCGTTGCGAGTGAGGAAGGACTCAAGAGCTATAAGGCGATTCCCTCTACTCGCAAGGCTTTCTGCATCTTTGAATTTATCTACTTCGCTCGTCCCGATTCTTATATAGAGGGAGTTAATATTCACTTGGCACGACGGAGAATGGGAAGGATTCTCTTTGAGGAAGGCGCTGTTGAAGCTGATGTGGTTATCGGGGTCCCTGATACGGGGACCGCTGCCGCGATAGGCTTCAGTGAAGCATCGGGCATCCCCTATGGCGAGGGGCTTTTGAAAAATAAATATATTGGAAGAACATTCATCCTTCCCGACCAGAGGATAAGGGATGTGGGAATAAAGTTGAAGCTTACCCCTATCGTTGAAACGATAAAAAATAAAAGGGTAGTTCTCGTTGATGATTCAATTGTTAGAGGTACCACAACAGGAAAGATTATAAGAATGCTCTTTGAGGCGGGAGCTAAAGAGGTCCACGTGCGCATCTCCTCTCCTCCCATTGCCTATCCCTGTTTCTTCGGCATAGATACAGCGGTTCGCTCCGAGCTTATCGCTTCCCGTCTATCAATTAAGGAAATAAGGGATTACATAGGCGCTACCTCCCTGAAATATCTCTCCCTTGAAGGCTTAATTCGCGCTATCGGACTCCCCAAGGAAAATTTCTGCACCGCCTGCTTAACCGGAGAGTATCCCGAGGAAATCCCCGCCCATTTCCATAAACTACTTTTGGAGCAAAGATAA